Within Stella humosa, the genomic segment TGCTGAGCCCGATCGCGACGGGCGCCCGCCTCGTGTTCGAACTCCAGGACATGCCCGAGGCCGCGATGCGCACGCTGGCCGCACCGCTATGCCTGGTGCAGGCGCTGGCGATCGGGCTGGACCTGGCGGCGGATTGAGGGACCAGGCCGACGCCTAGAACAGCCCCACCACGTTGCCGTCGGCGTCGAGCCCGATGCTTTCCGAGGCCGGCACGCGGGGCAAGCCCGGCATCGTCATGATGTCGCCGCACAGCGCCACGACGAAGCCGGCGCCGGCCAGCAAGCGCAGCTCGCGCACCGGGATGGTGTGGCCGGACGGCGCGCCCTTGGCGTCGGGATCGGTCGAGAAGCTGTACTGCGTCTTGGCCATGCAGACCGGCAGGTTGCCGTGGCCGCTCTTCTCCAGCTCCTGGGCGCGGGCGACGACCTTGGCCTCGGGTGCGATGCCGGCCGCGCCATAGAGGGTGGTGGCGATGGTGCGGATCTTGTCCATCAGCGGCAGGGCGTCGGGATAGAGCGGGCGGAACTTGGCCTCGCCCGATTCGGCCAGCGTCACGACGGCGCGCGCCAGGTCCTCGGCGCCCGCCCCACCATTGGCCCAGTGGGAACAGTCGAAGGCCTCGACGCCCATCTTGCGGCAGCCGGCGATGATGGCGTCCCGCTCGGCCGGGGTGTCGGTGCCGAAGCGGTTGATGGCGACCACCGGCGGCACGCCGAAGCGGCGGACGTTCTCGATATGCCGGGCGAGGTTGGCGAAGCCGGCCTCGACCGCGCCCACATTCTCGCGGGCGAGGTCCGCCTTGGCGACGCCGCCATGCATCTTCAGCGCCCGCACGGTGGCGACGATGACGGCGGCCGACGGCGACAGGCCGGCCTTGCGGCACTTGATGTCGAAGAACTTCTCGGCCCCCAGGTCGGCGCCGAAGCCGGCCTCGGTCACGACATAGTCGGCCAGGCCCAGCGCCGTCGTCGTCGCCAGGACCGAGTTGCAGCCATGGGCGATGTTGGCGAACGGGCCGCCATGGACGAAGGCCGGGTTGTTCTCGATCGTCTGCACCAGGTTGGGCGCCAGCGCGTCCTTCAGCAGCACGGTCATGGCGCCGTCGGCCTTCAGGTCGCCGGCCGTGATCGGCGCGCGGTCGCGGGTGGCGGCGACGACGATGCGGGCCAGGCGCTCGCGCAGGTCGTCCAGGTTGCGGGCCAGGCAGAAGATCGCCATCACCTCGGATGCCACGGTGATGTCGAACCCGTCCTCGCGCGGGTGCCCGTTGGCGACCCCGCCCAGCCCGACGATGATCTGCCGCAAGGCCCGGTCGTTCATGTCGAGCGCGCGCCGCCAGGTCACCCGCCGGCCGTCGATGCCGAGCCCATTGCCCCAATAGACATGGTTGTCGATGAGGGCGGCCAGCAGGTTGTGGGCGGCACCGATGGCGTGGAAGTCGCCGGTGAAGTGCAGGTTGATATCCTCCATCGGCACCACCTGCGCATGGCCGCCGCCGGCCGCTCCGCCCTTCATGCCGAAGGAGGGACCGAGGCTGGGCTCGCGCAGGCAGATGGCGGCCTTCTTGCCGATGCGGTTCAGCGCGTCGCCCAGGCCGACCGTGGTGGTGGTCTTGCCCTCGCCGGCCGGCGTCGGGTTGATCGCCGTCACCAGGATCAGCTTGCCCTGGGGCTTCTTCGCCTGCTCGCCGGCCCAGGCGAGGTCGATC encodes:
- a CDS encoding formate--tetrahydrofolate ligase, coding for MKTDIEIARAATLKPIEEIGARLGVPAEALFRYGPHKAKIDLAWAGEQAKKPQGKLILVTAINPTPAGEGKTTTTVGLGDALNRIGKKAAICLREPSLGPSFGMKGGAAGGGHAQVVPMEDINLHFTGDFHAIGAAHNLLAALIDNHVYWGNGLGIDGRRVTWRRALDMNDRALRQIIVGLGGVANGHPREDGFDITVASEVMAIFCLARNLDDLRERLARIVVAATRDRAPITAGDLKADGAMTVLLKDALAPNLVQTIENNPAFVHGGPFANIAHGCNSVLATTTALGLADYVVTEAGFGADLGAEKFFDIKCRKAGLSPSAAVIVATVRALKMHGGVAKADLARENVGAVEAGFANLARHIENVRRFGVPPVVAINRFGTDTPAERDAIIAGCRKMGVEAFDCSHWANGGAGAEDLARAVVTLAESGEAKFRPLYPDALPLMDKIRTIATTLYGAAGIAPEAKVVARAQELEKSGHGNLPVCMAKTQYSFSTDPDAKGAPSGHTIPVRELRLLAGAGFVVALCGDIMTMPGLPRVPASESIGLDADGNVVGLF